The Gadus macrocephalus chromosome 20, ASM3116895v1 genome includes a region encoding these proteins:
- the LOC132449004 gene encoding toll-like receptor 7 isoform X1 translates to MDLEKGGVFILLCLYLPSLRPLNLDASTSMRWYPKTLPCNVSLASNGSAVMVDCTEKSLTSIPSGIPGNATNLTLTINHIPELNATSFRGLENLTEIDMRCNCVPMKIGPKDRVCTKGLTIMEDTFSDLKKLQALYLDGNQLDGIPRGLPPNLRLLSLEVNNIFYISKENLSEITNVEILYLGQNCYFRNPCNVSYSIEAGAFLQLSNLTLLSVKSNNLSYIPSLLPLSLRELYLYNNNIEKVTEKDFKNLTNLEILDISGNCPRCYNAPFPCDPCPNNSLKLHKNAFKTLDKLKILRMHSNSLTTVLPEWFANLKELKVLDLSSNFLAGEVAHFNLPKALCNLEELDLSFNYELQKYPATLNLNPSFSVLQSLKVLRLRGFVFQSLTLQGIQPLMSLPHLEVLDLGTNFIQMANLSVLMELKSFKIINLSDNKISSPSEGPEPYNSVSAHQARRWSPMTGAQRFGDEGVREIHYFRYDEYARSCKYKDKELGVFNSFVNAQCSNFGKTLDVSRNNIFFLHSKFLNLGDLKCLNLSGNAMSQSLNGSEFTYLKNLEYLDFSANRLDLLHPTAFQELQNLVILDISLNNHYFESEGLTHMLNFTKHLPNLKILLMNHNKISTSTNTEMSSFSLERLEFIDNRLDMLWRDGDTRYIGYFKHLVNLRILDISENNLNFIPREVLHNLPEGLSELYIKKNILTKFFWGDIDKLTLLKILDLSGNRLTRVPMVLSNCTISLQKLILTGNQIENLSPDFLKDAFSLKYLDLSFNKLKYMEHSSLPDNIVNNMDMLLLHNNIFTCTCNTTWFIKWLNSTTVTIPLLATDVTCDTPVAQRGRLVLTVDMLACQYHYLSLVLYILLTSTLLVFVTLAVSSHLFLWDVWYIYHFCVAKLKGYGSQPSSQSCPYDAFVVYEKKDPAVSEWVMNELCVQLEERGDRPLRLCLEERDWIPGCPVVDNLCQSIHQSKRTVFVLTNHDVKSGNFKTAFYMAHQRLMDEKNDVIVLIFLEKAASNSKYLRLRKRLYRRSVLQWPTNPQAQPYFWFGLRSVLATEGNKQYSDMFRETL, encoded by the exons ATGGACCTG GAGAAAGGAGGCGTCTTCATCCTGCTGTGTCTCTACCTGCCAAGCCTGAGGCCTCTCAATCTTGACGCGTCGACGTCCATGCGATGGTACCCCAAAACCCTCCCGTGTAACGTCAGCTTGGCCAGCAACGGCAGTGCGGTCATGGTGGACTGCACCGAGAAAAGTCTCACATCCATCCCGAGTGGCATCCCAGGGAATGCCACCAACCTCACACTCACCATCAACCACATTCCTGAGCTGAACGCCACCTCCTTCCGCGGTCTGGAGAACCTCACGGAGATCGACATGCGATGCAACTGCGTGCCTATGAAGATCGGCCCCAAGGATCGTGTGTGCACCAAGGGCCTGACCATTATGGAAGACACATTCAGCGACCTGAAGAAGCTGCAAGCGCTATACCTGGATGGCAACCAGCTGGACGGCATACCTAGGGGCCTGCCTCCAAACCTCCGCCTTCTGAGTCTTGAAGTAAACAACATATTCTACATTTCTAAAGAAAACCTCTCGGAGATCACAAACGTTGAGATCCTCTACCTGGGTCAGAACTGTTATTTCCGAAACCCATGCAATGTGTCCTATAGCATAGAGGCTGGGGCATTTTTACAGCTTAGCAATTTGACATTGTTATCTGTTAAGTCCAACAATTTGTCTTATATCCCATCCCTGTTGCCTTTAAGTTTGAGAGAGCTGTATCTCTATAACAACAATATTGAAAAAGTCACAGAAAAAGATTTTAAAAACTTAACTAATTTGGAAATCTTGGATATTAGCGGAAACTGTCCCCGGTGCTACAACGCGCCTTTCCCTTGTGATCCATGTCCAAACAACTCCCTTAAGTTACACAAGAATGCGTTCAAAACATTGGACAAACTCAAGATCCTACGCATGCACAGTAACTCCTTGACCACCGTGCTTCCTGAATGGTTTGCCAACTTAAAAGAGTTGAAGGTACTCGACCTCTCGTCCAACTTTTTGGCCGGGGAGGTGGCGCACTTTAACCTTCCAAAAGCCCTCTGCAACCTAGAGGAGCTGGATCTATCATTCAACTACGAACTGCAGAAATACCCAGCCACTTTGAATCTGAACCCCTCGTTCTCCGTCCTCCAATCCCTGAAAGTGCTTAGGCTTCGGGGCTTTGTGTTCCAATCGCTGACCTTACAGGGCATCCAACCGCTGATGTCTTTACCCCACCTGGAGGTTCTAGATCTGGGCACAAACTTTATTCAAATGGCCAATCTCAGTGTTCTGATGGAGCTGAAAAGCTTTAAAATAATCAATCTGTCGGATAACAAAATATCCTCCCCGTCCGAAGGCCCAGAGCCATATAACTCGGTCTCTGCTCACCAGGCTCGGCGTTGGTCACCTATGACCGGTGCTCAACGATTTGGGGATGAGGGCGTGAGAGAGATACATTACTTCAGGTATGATGAGTATGCACGTAGTTGCAAATACAAAGATAAGGAGCTGGGGGTTTTTAACTCCTTTGTCAATGCACAGTGCAGTAATTTCGGCAAGACCTTGGACGTAAGCAGGAACAATATATTTTTCCTCCACTCAAAATTTTTAAATCTTGGCGATCTGAAATGCCTGAATCTATCTGGAAACGCAATGAGCCAAAGTTTAAATGGCAGTGAATTCACTTATCTCAAAAATTTAGAATATCTTGACTTCTCAGCAAACCGTCTGGACCTTCTTCATCCCACTGCGTTTCAAGAGCTCCAAAATCTGGTCATCCTAGACATAAGCCTCAACAATCATTACTTTGAATCAGAGGGGTTGACCCACATGCTTAACTTCACTAAACATCTACCCAACCTTAAGATACTTCTCATGAACCATAACAAGATCTCAACATCTACTAACACAGAGATGAGCAGTTTCTCCCTGGAGAGACTGGAGTTCATAGACAACCGTTTAGATATGCTTTGGAGAGACGGCGATACAAGGTACATCGGATATTTCAAACACCTTGTGAATCTACGCATTCTCGACATTTCTGAGAACAACCTTAACTTCATTCCCCGTGAGGTGCTCCATAAcctgccagaaggactatccgaactatacattaaaaaaaatatactcACCAAATTTTTCTGGGGAGATATAGACAAGTTGACTTTGTTGAAGATTTTAGATCTAAGTGGGAACCGTCTCACAAGAGTTCCCATGGTGCTTTCAAACTGCACCATATCTCTCCAAAAACTGATTTTAACAGGAAACCAGATAGAAAATCTCTCCCCAGATTTCCTGAAGGATGCGTTCAGCTTAAAGTATCTGGATCTCAGCTTCAACAAACTAAAATACATGGAACACTCCAGTCTCCCTGATAACATTGTAAATAATATGGACATGCTCCTCCTACACAACAACATATTCACCTGCACCTGCAACACCACTTGGTTCATTAAGTGGCTCAACAGCACCACAGTCACcatcccccttctggccacagACGTAACCTGCGACACTCCGGTGGCCCAGCGAGGTCGCTTGGTCCTCACGGTGGACATGCTGGCCTGCCAGTACCACTACCTGTCCCTTGTGCTCTACATCCTGCTGACGTCCACGCTGCTGGTCTTCGTCACCCTAGCCGTCTCCAGTCACCTCTTCCTCTGGGACGTCTGGTACATCTACCACTTCTGCGTGGCCAAACTCAAAGGCTACGGCAGCCAGCCCTCGTCGCAGAGCTGCCCATATGACGCCTTCGTGGTGTACGAGAAGAAGGACCCGGCGGTGAGCGAATGGGTGATGAACGAGCTGTGCGTTCAGCTGGAGGAGCGGGGGGACCGGCCCCTCCGGCTGTGCCTGGAGGAGCGGGACTGGATCCCTGGGTGTCCGGTGGTGGACAACCTGTGCCAGAGCATCCATCAGAGCAAGAGGACGGTGTTCGTCCTCACCAACCACGACGTGAAGAGCGGAAACTTCAAGACGGCGTTCTACATGGCGCACCAGCGGCTCATGGATGAGAAGAACGACGTCATCGTGCTGATCTTTCTGGAGAAGGCAGCGAGTAACTCAAAGTACCTGAGACTCAGGAAGAGACTGTACAGGCGGTCGGTCCTGCAGTGGCCGACCAATCCTCAGGCTCAGCCATACTTTTGGTTTGGCCTCAGAAGCGTGCTGGCTACAGAGGGCAACAAGCAGTACAGTGACATGTTCAGGGAGACGCTGTAG
- the LOC132449004 gene encoding toll-like receptor 7 isoform X2, giving the protein MDLKGGVFILLCLYLPSLRPLNLDASTSMRWYPKTLPCNVSLASNGSAVMVDCTEKSLTSIPSGIPGNATNLTLTINHIPELNATSFRGLENLTEIDMRCNCVPMKIGPKDRVCTKGLTIMEDTFSDLKKLQALYLDGNQLDGIPRGLPPNLRLLSLEVNNIFYISKENLSEITNVEILYLGQNCYFRNPCNVSYSIEAGAFLQLSNLTLLSVKSNNLSYIPSLLPLSLRELYLYNNNIEKVTEKDFKNLTNLEILDISGNCPRCYNAPFPCDPCPNNSLKLHKNAFKTLDKLKILRMHSNSLTTVLPEWFANLKELKVLDLSSNFLAGEVAHFNLPKALCNLEELDLSFNYELQKYPATLNLNPSFSVLQSLKVLRLRGFVFQSLTLQGIQPLMSLPHLEVLDLGTNFIQMANLSVLMELKSFKIINLSDNKISSPSEGPEPYNSVSAHQARRWSPMTGAQRFGDEGVREIHYFRYDEYARSCKYKDKELGVFNSFVNAQCSNFGKTLDVSRNNIFFLHSKFLNLGDLKCLNLSGNAMSQSLNGSEFTYLKNLEYLDFSANRLDLLHPTAFQELQNLVILDISLNNHYFESEGLTHMLNFTKHLPNLKILLMNHNKISTSTNTEMSSFSLERLEFIDNRLDMLWRDGDTRYIGYFKHLVNLRILDISENNLNFIPREVLHNLPEGLSELYIKKNILTKFFWGDIDKLTLLKILDLSGNRLTRVPMVLSNCTISLQKLILTGNQIENLSPDFLKDAFSLKYLDLSFNKLKYMEHSSLPDNIVNNMDMLLLHNNIFTCTCNTTWFIKWLNSTTVTIPLLATDVTCDTPVAQRGRLVLTVDMLACQYHYLSLVLYILLTSTLLVFVTLAVSSHLFLWDVWYIYHFCVAKLKGYGSQPSSQSCPYDAFVVYEKKDPAVSEWVMNELCVQLEERGDRPLRLCLEERDWIPGCPVVDNLCQSIHQSKRTVFVLTNHDVKSGNFKTAFYMAHQRLMDEKNDVIVLIFLEKAASNSKYLRLRKRLYRRSVLQWPTNPQAQPYFWFGLRSVLATEGNKQYSDMFRETL; this is encoded by the exons ATGGACCTG AAAGGAGGCGTCTTCATCCTGCTGTGTCTCTACCTGCCAAGCCTGAGGCCTCTCAATCTTGACGCGTCGACGTCCATGCGATGGTACCCCAAAACCCTCCCGTGTAACGTCAGCTTGGCCAGCAACGGCAGTGCGGTCATGGTGGACTGCACCGAGAAAAGTCTCACATCCATCCCGAGTGGCATCCCAGGGAATGCCACCAACCTCACACTCACCATCAACCACATTCCTGAGCTGAACGCCACCTCCTTCCGCGGTCTGGAGAACCTCACGGAGATCGACATGCGATGCAACTGCGTGCCTATGAAGATCGGCCCCAAGGATCGTGTGTGCACCAAGGGCCTGACCATTATGGAAGACACATTCAGCGACCTGAAGAAGCTGCAAGCGCTATACCTGGATGGCAACCAGCTGGACGGCATACCTAGGGGCCTGCCTCCAAACCTCCGCCTTCTGAGTCTTGAAGTAAACAACATATTCTACATTTCTAAAGAAAACCTCTCGGAGATCACAAACGTTGAGATCCTCTACCTGGGTCAGAACTGTTATTTCCGAAACCCATGCAATGTGTCCTATAGCATAGAGGCTGGGGCATTTTTACAGCTTAGCAATTTGACATTGTTATCTGTTAAGTCCAACAATTTGTCTTATATCCCATCCCTGTTGCCTTTAAGTTTGAGAGAGCTGTATCTCTATAACAACAATATTGAAAAAGTCACAGAAAAAGATTTTAAAAACTTAACTAATTTGGAAATCTTGGATATTAGCGGAAACTGTCCCCGGTGCTACAACGCGCCTTTCCCTTGTGATCCATGTCCAAACAACTCCCTTAAGTTACACAAGAATGCGTTCAAAACATTGGACAAACTCAAGATCCTACGCATGCACAGTAACTCCTTGACCACCGTGCTTCCTGAATGGTTTGCCAACTTAAAAGAGTTGAAGGTACTCGACCTCTCGTCCAACTTTTTGGCCGGGGAGGTGGCGCACTTTAACCTTCCAAAAGCCCTCTGCAACCTAGAGGAGCTGGATCTATCATTCAACTACGAACTGCAGAAATACCCAGCCACTTTGAATCTGAACCCCTCGTTCTCCGTCCTCCAATCCCTGAAAGTGCTTAGGCTTCGGGGCTTTGTGTTCCAATCGCTGACCTTACAGGGCATCCAACCGCTGATGTCTTTACCCCACCTGGAGGTTCTAGATCTGGGCACAAACTTTATTCAAATGGCCAATCTCAGTGTTCTGATGGAGCTGAAAAGCTTTAAAATAATCAATCTGTCGGATAACAAAATATCCTCCCCGTCCGAAGGCCCAGAGCCATATAACTCGGTCTCTGCTCACCAGGCTCGGCGTTGGTCACCTATGACCGGTGCTCAACGATTTGGGGATGAGGGCGTGAGAGAGATACATTACTTCAGGTATGATGAGTATGCACGTAGTTGCAAATACAAAGATAAGGAGCTGGGGGTTTTTAACTCCTTTGTCAATGCACAGTGCAGTAATTTCGGCAAGACCTTGGACGTAAGCAGGAACAATATATTTTTCCTCCACTCAAAATTTTTAAATCTTGGCGATCTGAAATGCCTGAATCTATCTGGAAACGCAATGAGCCAAAGTTTAAATGGCAGTGAATTCACTTATCTCAAAAATTTAGAATATCTTGACTTCTCAGCAAACCGTCTGGACCTTCTTCATCCCACTGCGTTTCAAGAGCTCCAAAATCTGGTCATCCTAGACATAAGCCTCAACAATCATTACTTTGAATCAGAGGGGTTGACCCACATGCTTAACTTCACTAAACATCTACCCAACCTTAAGATACTTCTCATGAACCATAACAAGATCTCAACATCTACTAACACAGAGATGAGCAGTTTCTCCCTGGAGAGACTGGAGTTCATAGACAACCGTTTAGATATGCTTTGGAGAGACGGCGATACAAGGTACATCGGATATTTCAAACACCTTGTGAATCTACGCATTCTCGACATTTCTGAGAACAACCTTAACTTCATTCCCCGTGAGGTGCTCCATAAcctgccagaaggactatccgaactatacattaaaaaaaatatactcACCAAATTTTTCTGGGGAGATATAGACAAGTTGACTTTGTTGAAGATTTTAGATCTAAGTGGGAACCGTCTCACAAGAGTTCCCATGGTGCTTTCAAACTGCACCATATCTCTCCAAAAACTGATTTTAACAGGAAACCAGATAGAAAATCTCTCCCCAGATTTCCTGAAGGATGCGTTCAGCTTAAAGTATCTGGATCTCAGCTTCAACAAACTAAAATACATGGAACACTCCAGTCTCCCTGATAACATTGTAAATAATATGGACATGCTCCTCCTACACAACAACATATTCACCTGCACCTGCAACACCACTTGGTTCATTAAGTGGCTCAACAGCACCACAGTCACcatcccccttctggccacagACGTAACCTGCGACACTCCGGTGGCCCAGCGAGGTCGCTTGGTCCTCACGGTGGACATGCTGGCCTGCCAGTACCACTACCTGTCCCTTGTGCTCTACATCCTGCTGACGTCCACGCTGCTGGTCTTCGTCACCCTAGCCGTCTCCAGTCACCTCTTCCTCTGGGACGTCTGGTACATCTACCACTTCTGCGTGGCCAAACTCAAAGGCTACGGCAGCCAGCCCTCGTCGCAGAGCTGCCCATATGACGCCTTCGTGGTGTACGAGAAGAAGGACCCGGCGGTGAGCGAATGGGTGATGAACGAGCTGTGCGTTCAGCTGGAGGAGCGGGGGGACCGGCCCCTCCGGCTGTGCCTGGAGGAGCGGGACTGGATCCCTGGGTGTCCGGTGGTGGACAACCTGTGCCAGAGCATCCATCAGAGCAAGAGGACGGTGTTCGTCCTCACCAACCACGACGTGAAGAGCGGAAACTTCAAGACGGCGTTCTACATGGCGCACCAGCGGCTCATGGATGAGAAGAACGACGTCATCGTGCTGATCTTTCTGGAGAAGGCAGCGAGTAACTCAAAGTACCTGAGACTCAGGAAGAGACTGTACAGGCGGTCGGTCCTGCAGTGGCCGACCAATCCTCAGGCTCAGCCATACTTTTGGTTTGGCCTCAGAAGCGTGCTGGCTACAGAGGGCAACAAGCAGTACAGTGACATGTTCAGGGAGACGCTGTAG
- the tmsb4x gene encoding thymosin beta-4, with amino-acid sequence MADKPDLGEVTSFDKTKLKKTETEEKNPLPTKETIEQEKATS; translated from the exons ATGGCAGACAAACCAGACTTGGGAGAGGTGACCAGCTTTGACAAGACCAAGTTGAAAAAGACTGAGACGGAAGAGAAGAATCCGCTGCCCACCAAAGAAA CCATTGAGCAGGAGAAGGCGACGTCATGA